The uncultured Carboxylicivirga sp. genomic interval TGCGCCATCAATAAGCCCTTACGAACCAGACTCACCACTTCAGTATCTTTTTCTGTATTTTTTAAATCAATTAATATAGGAACAATATTAACCAGTGGACCAAATACATCTTTATTCTCTTTTTTTCTTCTATTGGATAAAGGAATGCCTAAAACAACTTTATCTTGTTTGCTAACATTACGACACAACAAAACAAAAGCACTCATTAATAAAGTAAAAGGTGCTATTGAATTGTTTTTTGAAAAATCTCTGATTCTTTCAGACAGCCCTTTATCTATGGTGAAATTTATTCGTTTACCTTTTTTACTTCCTTTTACAGGCCTTTCTTCTTTTAATGGCCACGATATTAAGTAATCTGTTTCGTTAAAAACATTCTGGTAATACCCCATCATTTTTGCGGCCTCTTTCCCTTCTAAGAAGGTTCGCTCTCTTTCTGCATAATCAGAATAGGAGTCTGAAATCGTTTCGGTTTGAATATCTTTTCCTGTTATAGCTAGATTGTACAGATCTGATAATTCTTTTCCAAAAACTTGCTTGGAATGCAAATCTATAATGATATGATGAATAACAATACTTAACACACTAACATCATTATTAAAAACAAACAAATGCATTCTCACCAATGGAGCTTCTTCAAGATTAAATGGTTTATGTATTTCCTTATAAATGGCCTCTATGTTTACATCTTCAAAGGGAAAATCCAGGGTAGTTTTTGGAAGTGTTATTACACAATTATCATCTACCTCAAACAAGACTTCTCTTCCTTTACGATGAAAAGAGTATCGCAACACCTCGTATTTTTTTAGCAAATGATTAGCTGCTACTTCCAATGCCACACCATCCACTTCCCCCTTTATTTTAAATAACGACGGGATGTGATACGAAGTATCCTGAGGACACATCAAATAATTGATATAAAACTGCTTTTGTATAAAAGAAACCGACTGATTCATTTTACCTGTTAAATATCAATTCCTAGTTCTTTTTTAGCATCTTCTATTTGATCCTGAGGCTGATCGGCCAGTTTTTTCAATGCTTCATCGCGTGTAAGAAATCCATTTCGAATCAAATGACTTAATTCTAATTCATACGGGCTATATCCGTACTTTTTAATATGCACGTAATTATTGAAGGTATTTATTTTACAGTTGGTTGAACATCCATCCACATCGGCAGGAGCTTCCCACCCCAATGGTTTGATTTGCTCAACAATTTCATCTTCCGAAATTTCTTCTAAACAAAGCAGGTTAATGTTATGTGGGTAGCTCTTTCCATCTCCCAACAAATTCTCATTCAACTCCATATATTTAGAAACATCATTACCCAACTGATCTTTTAATTTTTGGAGAACCGGACCACGACTTTCTTTAAAAAAAGCATAGTTATTTTTGTAATAAATAGTATTCGAAGGAATCTGCCCTAAAGTAAATCCTGCCAAAATAAACGGAATATCTTTTTCGATGGCAAACTTTAGAGCCGTCATATTTACAATAGAAATACATGAGTTACAATTGGCCGATATTCGGGTTAATGTTTTAGGATTATAAATGGGCAGCGTTGAACTCACTTTAAACAAGTTCTTCATAAACTTATAAGACGGACGATAAGTAATGTGATCAACTCCTAACTTACTAACAACTTTTTCGATATTCCGAAAAGCAGTATCTGAAATAAAACCATTGTCCAAAGTAAATGACAAAACATTGAGTTTATATTTCTCAACGGCCAGTTTTAAGGTATAAGTACTATCTTTACCTCCACTATAACAAACAATTGCATCATATTCGCCTTTAGATCTTGATTCATCAAACAGATTATTAACAGCTGTAATACCTTCCTCAATGCGTTTCTTATCTGTAGAAATGTACATTTGATCATTACAAAATGAACAAACACCATTATCGTCAAAAGTAATCCTTGGAAAATTCTCTGACATTATACATTTTGTACACCTTTTCATTACCAATTTTTTAATTTACAATTTCATTCTACGATGTCTGTCTGTATGACACCTTTGCTTGTGGTCTGTTATTTGTCTGTTAGATGATCTTAAAAAGTTATGAGATCATTAGGGATATGAAATCAACAATTTTAACGACAGAGCCGAAATTCGAACGGTTCATCATTTCTTCTGTCACCTTAAAACTATATTCGTTTTCGATGTATGAGGCAATCTCAATTAGTCCCATCGAGTCGATAATACCAGTGTCAACCAACGACTCCTCCAGTTCAATATCTTCCTCATCTACCATAAACTGACGACACAAAAATGCTATTAAAGCAGCTTGTATCTCTTCTTTATTTTTTATTTTGTCACTCATAATATCTAATTTTAATACTCTGTAATTGCAACGGTTAATTTATCGTCAGAAAGGGTATGTTCCTTTGGGTTTTTCAACCAGTAATTGGCGATTTGAGTTGATAAAATAAATGTGATAATCATATTATCTCTATAGCCAATATTTTCAGGAACTCCGTTTTTAAATTTTTGTAGGAAACGATCCACAAACTTCTGATTGAA includes:
- a CDS encoding condensation domain-containing protein → MNQSVSFIQKQFYINYLMCPQDTSYHIPSLFKIKGEVDGVALEVAANHLLKKYEVLRYSFHRKGREVLFEVDDNCVITLPKTTLDFPFEDVNIEAIYKEIHKPFNLEEAPLVRMHLFVFNNDVSVLSIVIHHIIIDLHSKQVFGKELSDLYNLAITGKDIQTETISDSYSDYAERERTFLEGKEAAKMMGYYQNVFNETDYLISWPLKEERPVKGSKKGKRINFTIDKGLSERIRDFSKNNSIAPFTLLMSAFVLLCRNVSKQDKVVLGIPLSNRRKKENKDVFGPLVNIVPILIDLKNTEKDTEVVSLVRKGLLMAHRNQEIPFIHLIENLNLKRSFSYNPLFQAGFTSEPPMHLTLDKVDITPLCFEREGAQLDLFYTYWEEQDDFTGYLEYSTDLFYEDQMNEWIEVYKSLIQKLVY
- a CDS encoding acyl carrier protein — protein: MSDKIKNKEEIQAALIAFLCRQFMVDEEDIELEESLVDTGIIDSMGLIEIASYIENEYSFKVTEEMMNRSNFGSVVKIVDFISLMIS